The following coding sequences lie in one Lolium perenne isolate Kyuss_39 chromosome 2, Kyuss_2.0, whole genome shotgun sequence genomic window:
- the LOC127337009 gene encoding uncharacterized protein — MASTADEAAQPPPKRPRHAVHAEPKPPPPVGLNPADCNIDFDVSGGGLRGQALHGGGFAYCWSGARATAGVRGGGRYCFGCRILAEQPVEMEDTEPDQRHLCRVGVSRGDDSVGGLGESGHGFGFGGTGKLSHHGKFFDYGARFGVGDTIVCAVDLDSKPMASIGFSKNGEWLGIAQCFNASETGLGLVGGAPLRPMQWESAIFPHVLLKNVVVEMQFSREDGLEPVEGYEPWTSAFADGHAVSGPVFAEQGECEVMMMVGLPASGKSTWAEKWVKDHPEKRFVLLGTNLALDQMKVPGLLRKNNYGERFDRLMDHATTIFNTLLDRAAKIPRNYIIDQTNVYKSARIRKMRPFANYRKIAVVVFPLPSELNSRAAKRFMEMGKDVPAEAVDQMTVNFFLPQSKDMPGSKESFDEVIFVELSRDDAQANLDEMKRLLPRTPTLSYDNLNNQNVSSTYTGIVSPGVSGAGPSLSGFQPPMINSYGQGVYAPGAPVGVQGFQNTTGNQHQIQSSYFSAPYQHQTQTSYPNPSYPTNQHQIHPSYPSTTNQHQTYGSYPFPGYEYNPSHSNTDLHQRVEAPITGTNLYQTPGPTGDYGISGYGPVAPVHAQPLPQAAHHQVPYHDDVSSWSSGNYGPYGQQSLVTDVHNTSLQYAAPVARPPGLGVLPHPIPGPPPRAPLTSYMSPEQGSW, encoded by the exons ATGGCGTCGACGGCCGACGAGGCCGCGCAGCCACCGCCGAAGCGCCCCCGCCACGCCGTCCACGCGGAGCCGAAGCCGCCGCCGCCCGTGGGGCTCAACCCGGCGGACTGCAACATCG ATTTCGACGTCAGCGGGGGCGGGCTGCGGGGCCAGGCGCTGCACGGGGGCGGGTTCGCCTACTGCTGGTCCGGCGCGCGGGCGACGGCCGGCGTCAGGGGCGGCGGGCGGTACTGCTTCGGGTGCAGGATCCTGGCGGAGCAGCCCGTGGAGATGGAGGACACGGAGCCCGACCAGCGCCACCTCTGCCGCGTCGGGGTCTCCAGGGGGGACGACTCCGTGGGCGGCCTCGGGGAGTCCGGCCACGGCTTCGGGTTCGGGGGCACGGGGAAGCTCTCCCACCACGGCAAGTTCTTCGACTACGGCGCCAGGTTCGGGGTCGGGGACACGATCGTCTGCGCCGTCGACCTTGATTCTAAGCCCATGGCATCCATCGGGTTCTCCAAGAACGGCGAGTGGCTTGGCATTGCCCAGTGCTTCAATGCAAGCGAGACAGGTCTTGGTTTGGTTGGTGGTGCTCCTCTAAGGCCGATGCAATGGGAGTCTGCAATCTTCCCACATGTGCTGCTGAAGAATGTCGTCGTCGAGATGCAGTTTAGCAGGGAGGATGGGCTGGAGCCGGTTGAAGGCTATGAGCCATGGACCTCAGCTTTTGCGGACGGGCACGCAGTATCTGGGCCTGTGTTTGCAGAGCAAGGGGAATGTGAGGTTATGATGATGGTTGGCCTCCCTGCTTCGGGGAAATCAACCTGGGCAGAGAAGTGGGTCAAGGATCATCCCGAGAAACGCTTCGTCCTTCTTGGGACTAACCTCGCATTGGACCAAATGAAG GTGCCAGGGTTGTTGCGTAAGAACAACTATGGTGAGCGTTTTGATCGGTTGATGGATCATGCTACAACGATTTTCAACACGCTGCTGGATAGAGCTGCAAAGATCCCTCGCAATTACATCATCGACCAGACCAACGTGTACAAAAGTGCACGTATTCGCAAGATGAGACCATTTGCAAACTACCGTAAA ATTGCTGTGGTCGTTTTCCCATTGCCAAGTGAACTCAATTCCCGGGCAGCAAAACGATTCATGGAGATGGGGAAGGATGTACCAGCTGAAGCGGTTGACCAGATGACAG TTAATTTTTTCTTGCCACAGTCAAAGGACATGCCTGGTTCAAAGGAATCTTTCGATGAG GTAATATTTGTAGAGCTTTCTAGGGATGATGCCCAGGCAAACCTAGATGAGATGAAGCGTTTGCTGCCAAGAACCCCGACTCTCAGCTATGACAATTTGAATAACCAAAAT GTAAGCTCAACATATACTGGGATTGTTTCTCCGGGCGTTTCTGGTGCAGGACCATCTCTGTCAGGCTTTCAACCACCAATGATCAACTCATATGGACAAGGTGTCTATGCTCCGGGTGCACCGGTGGGTGTTCAAGGTTTTCAGAATACAACAGGGAACCAACATCAAATCCAGTCCAGCTACTTCAGTGCCCCGTATCAACATCAGACCCAGACAAGCTACCCAAATCCTAGCTATCCAACAAACCAACATCAAATTCACCCAAGCTACCCAAGTACCACAAACCAACATCAAACCTATGGAAGCTACCCATTTCCTGGATATGAATACAATCCTAGTCATAGCAACACAGATTTGCACCAAAGAGTTGAAGCTCCCATCACTGGCACGAACCTCTACCAAACTCCTGGGCCAACAGGAGACTATGGGATTTCTGGCTATGGACCTGTGGCTCCAGTCCATGCCCAACCGTTACCTCAAGCTGCCCATCACCAGGTTCCATACCATGATGACGTTTCTTCGTGGAGTTCTGGCAATTATGGACCCTATGGACAGCAGTCTCTCG TGACAGATGTGCACAACACAAGCTTGCAGTATGCTGCTCCAGTGGCCAGGCCGCCTGGCCTTGGAGTTCTCCCCCATCCGATTCCCGGCCCACCTCCTCGCGCACCTCTCACTTCATACATGAGTCCAGAGCAGGGCTCCTGGTAG
- the LOC127337010 gene encoding sm-like protein LSM7 codes for MAGRKETALDLAKFVDKGVQVKLTGGRQVTGTLKGYDQLLNLVLDEAVESEREQDDPLKLTTKTRQLGLIVCRGTAVMLVSPTDGTDEIANPFLAADGAS; via the exons ATG GCGGGGCGCAAGGAGACCGCACTTGACCTAGCCAAgttcgtcgacaagggcgtccAGGTCAAGCTCACCGGCGGCCGCCAAG TTACTGGAACTTTGAAGGGCTATGACCAGTTGCTGAACCTAGTGCTGGATGAAGCAGTTGAGTCTGAAAGAG AGCAAGATGACCCATTGAAATTGACAACGAAAACCAGACAACTTGGTCTCATA GTGTGTAGAGGTACTGCAGTCATGCTGGTGTCACCAACTGATGGAACTGATGAGATTGCCAACCCTTTTCTTGCAGCCGATGGGGCATCATAA
- the LOC127337007 gene encoding double-strand break repair protein MRE11 isoform X2, which produces MSAMEEDSDTLRILVATDCHLGYMEKDEIRRFDSFQAFEEICSLAAQKKVDFVLLGGDLFHENKPSRSTLVKTIEILRRYCLNDLPVKFQVVSDQTINFPNRFGQVNYEDPNFNVGLPVFTIHGNHDDPAGVDNLSAIDILSACNLVNYFGKMDLGGSGVGQIAVHPVLVKKGTTTVALYGLGNIRDERLNRMFQTPHSVQWMRPETQDGMSVSDWFNILVLHQNRIKTNPKSAINEHFLPRFLDFVVWGHEHECLIDPQEVPGMGFHITQPGSSVATSLIDGEAKPKHVLLLEIKGNQYRPNKIPLRSVRPFEYAEVVLKDEADVDPNDQASVLEHLDKIVRNLIEKSSQPASSGSEPKLPLVRIKVDYSGFSTINPQRFGQKYVGKVANPQDILIFSKAAKKRQTGGENVDESEKLRPEELNQQTIEALVAENNLKMEILPVDDLDIALHDFVSKDDKTAFYACLQRNLDETRKKLNSEAEKFKIEEEDIIVKVGECMQERVKEISLRSKGDTPFTSISQNLDTRGKSVAGGSSLNTFSDDEDTREMLLGTRSKTSGFTRPSKDSTGAARGGASKRGRGGKGSMKQTTLSFSQSRSSAAIRSEEVDSSSEEAEDEANLVVENSEPEDSVQPTGRKRPAPRGRGRARGTTTAKRGRKTDIASIQSMVMSKDDDSDEDDKPKKPPPRVTRNYGAVRRR; this is translated from the exons ATGTCGGCAAT GGAGGAAGATAGCGACACGCTCCGAATACTTGTGGCCACCGACTGCCATCTAGGCTACATGGAGAAGGATGAGATACGCAGGTTCGATTCGTTCCAGGCTTTTGAGGAGATATGCTCATTGGCAGCGCAGAAGAAG GTAGACTTTGTGCTTCTGGGTGGCGACCTGTTCCATGAGAACAAGCCTTCGCGCTCAACCTTGGTGAAGACCATCGAGATTCTGCGACGCTACTGCCTAAATGATCTGCCAGTGAAGTTCCAGGTTGTCAGCGATCAGACAATCAACTTCCCAAACAG ATTTGGCCAAGTGAATTATGAGGATCCAAATTTCAATGTTGGCTTGCCTGTTTTCACTATCCATGGAAATCATGATGATCCAGCTGGGGTG GATAACCTCTCTGCTATTGATATCCTTTCGGCTTGCAATCTAGTAAATTATTTCGGTAAGATGGACCTTGGTGGCTCTGGTGTTGGTCAAATAGCAGTTCATCCAGTACTCGTAAAAAAG GGTACAACTACAGTTGCACTATATGGCCTTGGGAACATTAGAGATGAGCGCCTTAACAGAATGTTTCAG ACACCTCATTCAGTACAATGGATGCGACCTGAAACTCAAGATGGTATGTCAGTATCTGACTGGTTCAATATCCTGGTTCTTCATCAGAACAG GATAAAGACAAACCCGAAAAGTGCTATAAATGAGCATTTCTTGCCACGTTTTCTGGACTTTGTGGTATGGGGCCATGAGCATGAATGCCTTATCGATCCCCAG GAGGTCCCTGGGATGGGGTTTCACATCACTCAACCAGGCTCGTCGGTTGCAACCTCCCTGATTGATGGTGAAGCAAAACCAAAGCATGTTCTCTTGTTAGAAATCAAG GGAAATCAATATAGGCCAAACAAAATACCTTTGAGATCTGTCAGACCTTTTGAGTATGCTGAG GTTGTGTTAAAGGATGAAGCAGATGTTGACCCTAATGACCAGGCTTCTGTTCTTGAACATTTGGATAAAATT GTGAGAAACCTGATTGAGAAGAGTAGTCAACCAGCATCCAGTGGATCAGAGCCCAAACTTCCATTAGTTAGAATCAAG GTAGATTACTCTGGGTTTTCAACAATAAACCCACAACGGTTTGGTCAGAAGTATGTCGGCAAG GTTGCAAACCCACAAGATATTCTCATTTTTTCAAAAGCGGCGAAGAAGCGCCAGACTGGAGGAG AAAATGTTGATGAATCCGAGAAACTTCGCCCTGAGGAGCTAAACCAACAAACTATTGAAGCTTTGGTTGCTGAAAATAACTTG AAAATGGAGATTCTTCCAGTTGACGACTTGGACATTGCATTGCATGACTTTGTGAGCAAGGATGACAAGACGGCATTCTATGCCTGTTTGCAGCGGAATCTTGATGAAACCAGA AAGAAGCTAAATTCTGAAGCAGAGAAATTTAAAATCGAGGAAGAAGATATAATAGTCAAAGTTGGCGAATGCATGCAG GAACGTGTAAAGGAAATATCCCTCCGCTCTAAGGGAGACACGCCATTCACATCAATCTCTCAAAATTTG GATACTAGAGGTAAATCTGTAGCAGGGGGAAGTAGCCTCAACACTTTTAGTGATGACGAGGACACCAGGGAGATGCTTCTTGGTACCAGATCTAAAACATCCGGATTTACTAGGCCCTCTAAAGATTCTACTGGTGCTGCTAGAGGTGGAGCTTCCAAAAGAGGCAGGGGAGGAAAAGGCTCAATGAAGCAGACCACTCTTAGTTTCAGCCAATCAAG GTCAAGTGCTGCTATTCGCAGTGAGGAGGTGGACTCCTCAAGTGAAGAAGCAGAGGACGAGGCAAATTTAGTTGTTGAAAATTCG GAACCCGAGGACAGTGTCCAGCCGACTGGGCGGAAAAGGCCTGCTCCTAGAGGCAGGGGTAGGGCTAGAGGTACTACAACTGCAAAAAGGGGTAGGAAAACAGACATCGCTTCCATCCAAAGCATGGTGATGAGCAAAGACGATGACAGCGATGAAGATGACAAGCCCAAGAAACCTCCGCCTCGG GTCACTAGGAACTATGGAGCCGTCAGGAGGAGATG a
- the LOC127337011 gene encoding N-terminal acetyltransferase A complex catalytic subunit NAA10 — protein MVCIRQATIDDLLAMQACNLMCLPENYQMKYYFYHMLSWPQLLFVAEDYGGRIVGYVLAKMEEDPSEPCHGHITSLAVLRSHRKLGLATKLMSAAQASMDQVFGAEYVSLHVRRSNRAAFNLYTSTLGYQIHDIEAKYYADGEDAYDMRKMLRQPQPKKHHHHHHHGAGGCCSHDAPPAAAGSSPTSASPEKKAET, from the coding sequence ATGGTGTGCATCCGGCAGGCGACGATCGACGACCTGCTGGCGATGCAGGCGTGCAACCTGATGTGCCTGCCGGAGAACTACCAGATGAAGTACTACTTCTACCACATGCTCTCGTGGCCGCAGCTGCTCTTCGTCGCCGAGGACTACGGCGGCCGCATCGTCGGCTACGTGCTCGCCAAGATGGAGGAGGACCCCTCGGAGCCCTGCCACGGCCACATCACCTCCCTCGCCGTGCTCCGCTCCCACCGCAAGCTCGGCCTCGCCACCAAGCTCATGTCCGCCGCCCAGGCCTCCATGGACCAGGTCTTCGGCGCCGAGTACGTCTCCCTCCACGTCCGCCGCTCCAACCGCGCCGCCTTCAACCTCTACACCTCCACCCTCGGCTACCAGATCCACGACATCGAGGCCAAGTACTACGCCGACGGGGAGGACGCCTACGACATGCGCAAGATGCTAAGGCAGCCGCAGCCcaagaagcaccaccaccaccatcaccacggcGCCGGCGGCTGCTGCTCGCACGACGCCCCTCCTGCGGCTGCTGGCTCGTCCCCGACCTCTGCTTCGCCTGAGAAGAAGGCCGAGACATGA
- the LOC127337007 gene encoding double-strand break repair protein MRE11 isoform X1 translates to MSAMEEDSDTLRILVATDCHLGYMEKDEIRRFDSFQAFEEICSLAAQKKVDFVLLGGDLFHENKPSRSTLVKTIEILRRYCLNDLPVKFQVVSDQTINFPNRFGQVNYEDPNFNVGLPVFTIHGNHDDPAGVDNLSAIDILSACNLVNYFGKMDLGGSGVGQIAVHPVLVKKGTTTVALYGLGNIRDERLNRMFQTPHSVQWMRPETQDGMSVSDWFNILVLHQNRIKTNPKSAINEHFLPRFLDFVVWGHEHECLIDPQEVPGMGFHITQPGSSVATSLIDGEAKPKHVLLLEIKGNQYRPNKIPLRSVRPFEYAEVVLKDEADVDPNDQASVLEHLDKIVRNLIEKSSQPASSGSEPKLPLVRIKVDYSGFSTINPQRFGQKYVGKVANPQDILIFSKAAKKRQTGGENVDESEKLRPEELNQQTIEALVAENNLKMEILPVDDLDIALHDFVSKDDKTAFYACLQRNLDETRKKLNSEAEKFKIEEEDIIVKVGECMQERVKEISLRSKGDTPFTSISQNLDTRGKSVAGGSSLNTFSDDEDTREMLLGTRSKTSGFTRPSKDSTGAARGGASKRGRGGKGSMKQTTLSFSQSRSSAAIRSEEVDSSSEEAEDEANLVVENSEPEDSVQPTGRKRPAPRGRGRARGTTTAKRGRKTDIASIQSMVMSKDDDSDEDDKPKKPPPRVTRNYGAVRRR, encoded by the exons ATGTCGGCAAT GGAGGAAGATAGCGACACGCTCCGAATACTTGTGGCCACCGACTGCCATCTAGGCTACATGGAGAAGGATGAGATACGCAGGTTCGATTCGTTCCAGGCTTTTGAGGAGATATGCTCATTGGCAGCGCAGAAGAAG GTAGACTTTGTGCTTCTGGGTGGCGACCTGTTCCATGAGAACAAGCCTTCGCGCTCAACCTTGGTGAAGACCATCGAGATTCTGCGACGCTACTGCCTAAATGATCTGCCAGTGAAGTTCCAGGTTGTCAGCGATCAGACAATCAACTTCCCAAACAG ATTTGGCCAAGTGAATTATGAGGATCCAAATTTCAATGTTGGCTTGCCTGTTTTCACTATCCATGGAAATCATGATGATCCAGCTGGGGTG GATAACCTCTCTGCTATTGATATCCTTTCGGCTTGCAATCTAGTAAATTATTTCGGTAAGATGGACCTTGGTGGCTCTGGTGTTGGTCAAATAGCAGTTCATCCAGTACTCGTAAAAAAG GGTACAACTACAGTTGCACTATATGGCCTTGGGAACATTAGAGATGAGCGCCTTAACAGAATGTTTCAG ACACCTCATTCAGTACAATGGATGCGACCTGAAACTCAAGATGGTATGTCAGTATCTGACTGGTTCAATATCCTGGTTCTTCATCAGAACAG GATAAAGACAAACCCGAAAAGTGCTATAAATGAGCATTTCTTGCCACGTTTTCTGGACTTTGTGGTATGGGGCCATGAGCATGAATGCCTTATCGATCCCCAG GAGGTCCCTGGGATGGGGTTTCACATCACTCAACCAGGCTCGTCGGTTGCAACCTCCCTGATTGATGGTGAAGCAAAACCAAAGCATGTTCTCTTGTTAGAAATCAAG GGAAATCAATATAGGCCAAACAAAATACCTTTGAGATCTGTCAGACCTTTTGAGTATGCTGAG GTTGTGTTAAAGGATGAAGCAGATGTTGACCCTAATGACCAGGCTTCTGTTCTTGAACATTTGGATAAAATT GTGAGAAACCTGATTGAGAAGAGTAGTCAACCAGCATCCAGTGGATCAGAGCCCAAACTTCCATTAGTTAGAATCAAG GTAGATTACTCTGGGTTTTCAACAATAAACCCACAACGGTTTGGTCAGAAGTATGTCGGCAAG GTTGCAAACCCACAAGATATTCTCATTTTTTCAAAAGCGGCGAAGAAGCGCCAGACTGGAGGAG AAAATGTTGATGAATCCGAGAAACTTCGCCCTGAGGAGCTAAACCAACAAACTATTGAAGCTTTGGTTGCTGAAAATAACTTG AAAATGGAGATTCTTCCAGTTGACGACTTGGACATTGCATTGCATGACTTTGTGAGCAAGGATGACAAGACGGCATTCTATGCCTGTTTGCAGCGGAATCTTGATGAAACCAGA AAGAAGCTAAATTCTGAAGCAGAGAAATTTAAAATCGAGGAAGAAGATATAATAGTCAAAGTTGGCGAATGCATGCAG GAACGTGTAAAGGAAATATCCCTCCGCTCTAAGGGAGACACGCCATTCACATCAATCTCTCAAAATTTG GATACTAGAGGTAAATCTGTAGCAGGGGGAAGTAGCCTCAACACTTTTAGTGATGACGAGGACACCAGGGAGATGCTTCTTGGTACCAGATCTAAAACATCCGGATTTACTAGGCCCTCTAAAGATTCTACTGGTGCTGCTAGAGGTGGAGCTTCCAAAAGAGGCAGGGGAGGAAAAGGCTCAATGAAGCAGACCACTCTTAGTTTCAGCCAATCAAG GTCAAGTGCTGCTATTCGCAGTGAGGAGGTGGACTCCTCAAGTGAAGAAGCAGAGGACGAGGCAAATTTAGTTGTTGAAAATTCG GAACCCGAGGACAGTGTCCAGCCGACTGGGCGGAAAAGGCCTGCTCCTAGAGGCAGGGGTAGGGCTAGAGGTACTACAACTGCAAAAAGGGGTAGGAAAACAGACATCGCTTCCATCCAAAGCATGGTGATGAGCAAAGACGATGACAGCGATGAAGATGACAAGCCCAAGAAACCTCCGCCTCGG GTCACTAGGAACTATGGAGCCGTCAGGAGGAGATGA